Genomic segment of bacterium BMS3Abin14:
GCAACGCACAGGCAGGTTCATGGCTTTTTGCTCAACGGAAAGCGAAAAGTGTCCTTTTCACTTTCATCACAAATCAACAACTTGCGTTCCAGGCCATTGATTCAGGCGCCCTCATGGATGATGGCTTTGTAAAAAGTCATCATCCATGAGGGTGCCTGAGAGATCACAGGCCAAAATCGGCCAGTTCTTCAGCTATCTGATCGAAATTTTCTACGGCTCGCTGGATCTCCTCATCCCATCGCTGCCGACTCCAGATCTCGATCTTGTGGAGCATTCCAGCCATGACGACATGCTTATCCAGCTCGGCGGCCTTCCGAAGGGTGGGAGGAACAAGGACCCTTCCCTGTTTATCCATTTCGCATTCAGTGGCTCCGGAGTAGAAGTAACGGAGAAATCCCTGGACATTGGACTTGAGCGTTGACAGCCGGCTTGCTTTGGATTCCAGAATTTCCCACCTATCGGGTGTGTAAATCACGAGGCAATATGGTAGATTGGTGATGATGAGCCGGCCGTTGTGATTTTCTGCGATGACGTCCCTGAACCTGGCGGGAATGGCCAGACGGCCTTTATCGTCGATAGTGTGTTCAAAACGGCCACGAAACAGAATTGGGTCCACGTATCACCTCTCCCCACTTTATCCCACATTGCCCCACACTATAGGGGTGGGTTTTCCCCTTGTCAAGAAAATGTTGTGATTTTTCTACGGGTTATAGGCGCATGCCAGAGGTCAAAAAACACTACATATGGGGAATGTGGCGGAGGTCACCCAACATATTGAGATATGTAGCAGCCTCTGGAAGGCTGCTACACGGGGTTTCACCAGTCTTCGCCATCCACCTTCGCCAAAACTACGGTGGACAAGAGGCTTCGACGTGAGTGAATCATGCCGCCGTGCCGGCATGATATCTCTTTTCTGTCTAACATGGCACGCATGTAGCATTACAATGGGAACTTGACGGCTTTTCGTCTCAATACAGGCCTTTTTGCTCTGTTTCCGGTCATTTTCGACCAGAAGCCAGACAGTTTTTCGTCAGCAGGATGGATCAGGCTGTGATAAATTTACTCTGGACTCCAGGTTCCGGTACGCATTTTCAGGATGACCCAAAACTTCTTTTAACAGGAAATTAAAAGGGGATCTGTTTGAGTCCAATTTCATCGGAACTGGTCGGGCTTGGCTCTGACTTCATCGCTGAATTTCGTTATATATGGTGGTATTTTATTTTCGGCGTGGCCCTGGAGGCTCTCGTAAGAACCTTCGGGTGGCATATCAAGCTGCGCAAAATCCTTGAACGGTTTGGTCACGGCTCAATATTTCTGGCAGCCGGAATCGGTCTTTTCAGCCCGCTTTGTGCCTGCGGGATCCTGCCGTTGACCATTTCAATGCTCATAGCTGGAGTACCGCTGGCTCCTGCAATGACCCTTCTGGTAACCAGCCCCCTCATGAGCCCCGCGGGCTATACTCTTACCGCCTGGGAGCTTGGGAATCAGTGGGCGCTGGCCAAGCTTCTGTCCGCGGTGGCCATGGGGCTGTTTGCCGGATATGTTACCCTCTTTTTCCAGAAACGGGGAGGGTTCGACAACAAGGACCTCTTCGCAAGAGGTGTCCCAAAGGGAGATTTTCACGATCCGGACTATCCCTGCGATGATCTTCAATGTGACTGTCGGAATCAGTTCAGTAAAAAATATATCGAGACGAGGACGAAGAACAAATTCCTCATTTTTCTGGGGAAATTTGTTGAAGGCACATGGAAGATCGGGAAATTTACCGTTCTGGGCGTAGCGATCGAGGTTATCGCCGCCCGCTACGTACCCACGGAATGGATCTCCCCACTCCTGACCAACGCTATCCCTTTCAGTATACCGATCCTGACCCTGGCGGTTGTTCCATTGCACGTCAACCAGATCATGGCCTCGGCTATCTTATACGGTTTCGTCGATCTTCCGCTGGCCCACGGACCGGGTCTCGCCTTTCTGGTGGGAGCTCCGGTTACGGCCATCCCGGTTATGGGGGTTTTTCTCACCTTCTTTCGCCGCAGGGTGTTTTTCCTCTACATGGGCATCTGCATTACGGGGACAATAGGGCTCGCCTATGCGTATCAATATCTTTTCTGAGTTTGCCTTGGCCATATTCTTGCGGATAGCGGTTTTTTTTCTGCTCCTGTCCCCGGTCCGGGCATGGGCGGGCTCCACCATGCTGACGGAGGTGATCCCGCGAAACAGGACAGTCTCGGGTGAAGTGGTCATCTCCGAAGACCTGTTTATCCCCGAGGGGGTCACGCTTACTTTCCTGCCCGGAACTACCGTCACGATCATCCCCAGGGAAGGGACAAGGACCGATTCGAAGTTTCTTACCACCCTCACTGAGATCTCAGTGCGTGGGACGCTCTCCGTACCGGAAGGCCCGGTGGTCTTTCGGCCGGAGGGGGAAATGTTCCGCGGATCCTGGGCGGGCATCATCATGCCGGCCTCGTCCTCCCGCGTTATCCTTCACGGGGTGAGGATCGCCGGAGCCAGGTACGGCCTCCTCGCCATCGGGGGCGAGGCCGACATACGCGATTCCGGTTTCTCTCACAACGAGATCGGCATAGCCGTAACCCCTGATGCCGTCGTCACCGAGGCTTCCAACACGTTCGATTCCAACGGGACAGGAACCGCGGCATGGTTCAGTAAATCCCCCTTGAAAGGTATGAAGGACCGCTTCAGCGGCAACGATGATGACACCCTGGCCCTGACCGCACCGGGGGGGGAAATCCTTCACAGGACCATGAAGCCGGTGATCATTCCCGCACCGCCCGGACGCAGGGAATATCTGGGTCAAGAGGCCATCACCGAGGATACAGTGTGGTCCGGGACTGTCGTCATAGATGGACAGGTAGCAGTAATGCCGGACGTGACGCTGACGATCCGGGCGGGGACCAGGGTTCTTTTCCGCTTCCGGGATACCGACCAGGACGGCATCGGTGAGAGCTGGATCATCGCCCAGGGCCGGGTGAGAGTCCTCGGCAAGGAGGACGCCTGGGTCCTTTTCGATGCCGAGGATGAGAAGGCGGGCCCAGGTGCATGGGGAAGCTTCAGCATAATCGCCTCCGATGCCCCTGACAACCTGGTCCGCTACGCCCTTTTCAGACATGGGCACAGGTCCTTTCATGTCCATTTTGCCAGGGCGAGCCTGGAGCACGTGGCCTTCGAGGACAATCTCCGCGGGGTCCAGTTCCAGGAATCGGAGGGTCTCTCCATCAACTGGGGATTATTCACCGGCAACCAGAGCGCCATGCGCTTTCGGGACTCCACCGTTGACCTGTCAAACATCGTCGTCCGGGACAACACATCGGGGATCAACTTCCTGCGTGCCAGGGTCAGGGCGCGGAATCTTCTGGTCGAGGGAAACACCCTGGAGAGTTTCCTGGCCAGGGAGTCGGACACCGACCTTTCCGGCTCGGTATTCACCCGCAACCGGCAGGGCCCCAGATTCAAGGGGGAGGGTGAGCAGGTCCGGATGTGGGACGTCGCCTCCGTCGGCAACCTCACCGAGGGGATGTCCTTCAAGAATGTGAAGGCTGACATCCTTGATTCGGATCTCTCGGATAACGGTCTGACCGGAGTGTCGGTGACCGATGCTGAAGTCAGCATCGGTTCTTCCCGTATCGCCGGCAACGGCCGCTTTGCCGTGGACAACAACGGCTCCACCCGGATTGACGCCCGCCACAACGATTGGGGAAAACCGGGTCCACCCTCCCGCGAAAGCATCTACGACGGAACGGATGAGGAGGGGATAGGGATGGTCCTGACGGATGATCCGACATCCTTCACCCTGGCTTTCCCGGGCCGGCCTCTGCCCGCCGGAACCCAGTCGGCCGATACGCTCATTACAGGGGACGTCGCCGTACCCTCCGGACGAACCGTCAAATTGGGACCCGGCGCCCGGGTTCGATTCGCCCCTATCCAGGAGGGCTCCCTTTTCGACCTGTATTCGGATCATCCCGATTTTTCATCCTCAGAGCTCCTGATCCGGGGCAAAATAGAAGCTACCGGAGGGACCGATGATCCCGTTACTTTTTCGCGCGCCGCCCCGCCGGAGTGGACAGATATCGAACCGCCGCCGTTATGGGGAGGGATCAACCTCACAGGCGGAGAGGGCGGAATTTTCAGGAACTGTGTGATCTCCGGAGCGCTGACTGGAATCCATGCCCGGGAGGCTGCTTCAGTAGCTATCGAACAATGCATCCTGGAAGACAACGAGGTAGGAATTCGATTCTCCAGAACCCATGTCTCCATCACGGACAACATCTTCCGGCACAATGAGGCGGGCCTCCGGTTCCACGAATTCGGTGGGGTTGTTGAGAATAACTCCTTCGACTCCAACGAAACGGCCGTCTTCGTCACCAAGAACCCCCAGGGAGTCATCCTGCGAAACAACATCTTCAGAAACAGCGCCGATTACCATGTGAAGCTGGGGGAACACGTGTCGGATGATATCAGAATCTCCGGCGGGATCTTCGAGGTCCCGAAGGGAAAGAGGCCTGAGGATCTCATCTTCGACCGGAAGAACGAGGATTACCTCGGAAAGGTTATCCTGGAGGGGGTTTCAGTGGTCAGCGGTCGTTAGCCGATACCCCTGTTTTGCGGCAGAATTCTTCCACCGGGCAATCGCCGCACACCGCCTTCCTCGCCGTGCACTTGTCCCTTCCCAGATAGATAAGTTCGCTGGAAAACGGGAGCCACCGGTCCTCGGGAAGCAGTGCGTTCAGGTCCCTTTCGATCCTCTCCGGGTTCCTGCTGTCCGTCAACCCCATCC
This window contains:
- a CDS encoding putative permease, whose translation is MSPISSELVGLGSDFIAEFRYIWWYFIFGVALEALVRTFGWHIKLRKILERFGHGSIFLAAGIGLFSPLCACGILPLTISMLIAGVPLAPAMTLLVTSPLMSPAGYTLTAWELGNQWALAKLLSAVAMGLFAGYVTLFFQKRGGFDNKDLFARGVPKGDFHDPDYPCDDLQCDCRNQFSKKYIETRTKNKFLIFLGKFVEGTWKIGKFTVLGVAIEVIAARYVPTEWISPLLTNAIPFSIPILTLAVVPLHVNQIMASAILYGFVDLPLAHGPGLAFLVGAPVTAIPVMGVFLTFFRRRVFFLYMGICITGTIGLAYAYQYLF
- a CDS encoding cell division protein MraZ — translated: MDPILFRGRFEHTIDDKGRLAIPARFRDVIAENHNGRLIITNLPYCLVIYTPDRWEILESKASRLSTLKSNVQGFLRYFYSGATECEMDKQGRVLVPPTLRKAAELDKHVVMAGMLHKIEIWSRQRWDEEIQRAVENFDQIAEELADFGL